A region from the Aphis gossypii isolate Hap1 chromosome 1, ASM2018417v2, whole genome shotgun sequence genome encodes:
- the LOC114130571 gene encoding uncharacterized protein LOC114130571 encodes MKKSAGVFITLYLIFTISGIICDHAGSCKSINEVCTEDRDCCYQDCSFSIFYFQRYCKDNINAFSTLTSFFSSKAQIGMCSYKEPTDAEFSEQMYNKYGLNAGHRMLPPGTVVEVVLNDKKLMVTINDQPSNENGVILEFSKETAKVLDIKNGESLPCNMVVPRLENNQYIKYLKHILPYLSILMLVLTFF; translated from the exons atgaaGAAATCTGCAGGtgttttcattacattatatttaatattcacaatttcag GAATAATCTGTGATCATGCAGGTTcatgtaaaagtataaatgaaGTTTGTACAGAAGACAGAGACTGTTGTTATCAAGATTGTAGTTtctcaatattttactttcaacGATACTGTAAAGATAACATTAACGCATTCAGTACATTAACATCATTCTTTAGTTCTAAag CGCAAATTGGAATGTGTTCATATAAGGAACCCACAGATGCGGAATTTAGTGaacaaatgtataacaaatatgGTTTAAATGCTGGCCACCGTATGTTACCACCAGGTACAGTAGTCGAAGTCGTGCTAAATGATAAAAAGTTAATGGTCACAATAAACGACCAGCCTTCAAATGAAAATGGAGTaattctggaattttccaaagAAACAGCTAaggtattagatattaaaaacggCGAATCATTGCCTTGCAATATGGTTGTACCTCGATTGGAGAATaaccaatatataaaatatcttaaacatattttaccttATTTGAGTATACTTATGttagtattaacttttttttaa